GCCAACGGTTATTTGGCGCTCGGCCATTGCTTCTAGTAGCGCTGATTGCACTTTGGCTGGCGCTCGGTTGATTTCGTCAGCCAAAATCAAATGATGAAAAAGCGGGCCTTTCTCAAACACAAATTCGTTGGTTTGTTGGCGATAGATATCTGTACCAGTTACATCAGAAGGCAATAAGTCGGGGGTAAATTGGACCCGTTGAAAGCTACCTTCAATGCCTTTAGCCAGTGCGTTTACTGCACGGGTCTTAGCGAGACCTGGGGGCCTTCCACCAATAAATGACCATCTGCTAAAAGCGCGATAAGCAAGGATTCGGTCAGTGCACTTTGTCCTAAAATTTGGGTATCTAAATATTCTTTTAGTTGAGAAAACTCGTTTACTGCCATGAGACTGCCTTTTAAGCCGACAAAAATAAAAATAGTTATATGGACGCTGAATGAATAATCAAGTTGATTAGACCCATAATTTTAGAAAAGTTCATAAATTTTAAATAACAATTTCAAATACTTTGAGATTGCTTGAAAAAACATCTAAAGTTGGTTTTCACGGTTTAAAAAGCGGCCATTTCGTGCTTTGCTATTGGCAACTTCGATTTGGTTGTTTAGAATCGGAGGAAATTAACAGGTCAGACCTGTCAGCGGGAGAGCAAAATTCATGTCTGAACAAAACATACTAAAAACATCAAAAGGCGACCGAATCGCTATCGTGAGCGGCCTGCGTACGCCATTCGCAAAGCAAGCTACCGCTTTTCACCACGTTCCAGCCTTAGATTTAGGTAAAATCGTCGTCAACGAAATGCTTGAGCGTTTGAACTTCGATCGTAAAGAAATCGACCAACTGGTATTCGGCCAAGTTGTACAAATGCCTGAAGCACCGAACATTGCGCGTGAAATTGTGCTTGGCACTGGCATGCCAGTTTCTGTTGACGCTTACTCTGTATCACGTGCATGCGCAACCAGTTTCCAAGCGATTGCTAACGTTGCAGAGAGTATTATTTCAGGCCAAGTGAGTGTCGGTGTTGCTGGTGGTGCAGATTCTTCATCTGTGTTACCGATTGGCGTGAGCAAAAAGCTTGCAGGTAGCCTTGTTGACTTGAACAAAGCACGTACGCTTAAGCAGCGTTTACAGATTTTCTCAAAGCTAAGACTCAAAGACTTATTACCAGTGCCACCGGCAGTTGCAGAATACTCGACTGGCTTATCAATGGGGCAAACCGCTGAGCAAATGGCTAAGACTCACGGCATCAGCCGTGCAGATCAAGATGCGATGGCGCACCGCTCACACACCTTAGCTGCAAAAGCATGGTCAGAAGGCCTGTTAAATAACGAAGTGATGGCTGCCCATGTTGAGCCATACAAAAGCTTTATTGATAAAGATAATAACATCCGTGAAAACTCATCCTTGGAAAGCTACGCCAAGTTAAAGCCTGTATTTGACAGACAGCACGGCTCGGTAACTGCAGCAAATGCAACGCCACTTACTGATGGTGCGGCGGCAGTATTAATGATGAGCGAAAGCAAAGCCAAAGCGCTTGGCTACGACATCTTAGGTTATGTGCGTAGTTTCGCCTTCTCTGCAATCGGCGTACACGAAGATATGTTGATGGGTCCTGCGCATTCAACACCTGTAGCACTTGACCGAGCGGGTATTACACTTGCTGATCTTGATCTGATAGAAATGCATGAAGCTTTCGCAGCGCAAGCGCTGGCCAATATGAAAATGTTTGGCTCAGACAAATTCGCGCAAGAAAAACTTGGTCGCAGTAAAGCAATTGGCGAAATCGACATGGATAAGTTTAACGTGCTTGGTGGTTCACTTGCATATGGTCACCCATTCGCAGCAACCGGCGCACGCTTGATCACGCAAAGCCTACATGAGCTTAAGCGCCGCGGCGGTGGTCTTGCATTGACAACTGCCTGTGCTGCAGGTGGTCTTGGAGCAGCATTCGTATTGGAGAGCGCATAATGTCAGTATTTTCTTATGAATTAAACGACCATAAAGTCGCCATCGTTACAATCGACGTACCGGGCGAAAAAATGAACACTCTACGTGATACATTTGCTGATGAATTATTAGAGATCATCGCAAAGAGTAAGCAAGACGACGTAACGGGTATGGTTTTTATCAGTGGTAAAGACGATAACTTTATCGCTGGGGCAGACATTAAAATGCTAGACAGCGCTAAAACGCGTGAAGATGCGTTAGCGATTTCGGAAATGTGTCATAAAACCTTCTTTAAATTGACTGATTTACCATTCCCAACCGTTGCGGCGATCCACGGTGTAGCACTGGGTGGCGGCTTGGAGTTTGCGCTGGCTTGTGATTACCGCGTTTGTACTGACGACAGCAAGACTAAACTGGGTCTTCCTGAAGTACAGCTTGGTCTATTACCAGGTGGTGGCGGTACACAGCGTCTACCGAAATTAGTTGGTATTCAAAAAGCACTTGAATGGATGCTAACTGGTAAACAAGTTAGACCTAAGCAAGCGAAAAAAGCGGGTCTAGTTGACGATTCCGTACCGCACAGTATTTTACTTGACGTTGCGGTGAAGCTTGCCAGAAAAGGTAAGCCTAAGCCTCGCAAGCCGAATTTAGACAAAATTAGCCAGTTGCTAGAGTCTAACCCGTTCGGACGCAATATCATTTTCAAAAAAGCACAAGAAAATGTTGAGAAGAAAACGGGTGGTCACTATCCTGCGCCTATCGCTATCATCAAAGCGGTACGTGCATCTGTAGAGCTGGACAAGCTTAAAGGTTATAAAACCGAAGCCGAGGGTTTTGCTGATTTAGTGATGTCTGAAGTCTCGCGAGCGCTACGTGGGATTTTCTTTGCGACAACGGAAATGAAAAAGGATTTCCAAGGTGAAGATCTTGCTCCTGTGAAGCGTGTTGCAGTGCTCGGTGGTGGCTTAATGGGCGCTGGTATTACCCATGTTAGTGCGGTTAAAGCAGGTACACCGGTACGTATTAAAGATGTTGCGCATCAGGGTATTAGCAACGCACTAAATTACAGCTATAAGATTCTTACCAAACGCCAGAAGCGCCGTATTATTTCAAAGGCAGAGATGCAATCAACTTTGAATATGATCACGGGAACAACGGATTACTCTGGTTTTAAACACACAGATATGGTGATTGAAGCTGTATTTGAAGATCTAGACCTTAAGCAGTCGATGGTGGCGGATATCGAGCGCGAATGTAGTGAAAATACGATATTTGCGAGCAACACGTCATCATTACCAATCGGTCAAATCGCGGCAAAAGCGACGCGTCCTGAAAACGTAATTGGTTTGCATTATTTCTCGCCAGTAGAAAAAATGCCGCTGGTGGAGATCATTCCGCACGACACCACCTGTGATGAGGTTATTGCGCGCACGGTGGCTTTTGCTCGTAAGCAGGGGAAAACACCAATCGTAGTAAAAGACAAAGCGGGTTTTTACGTAAATCGTATTCTGGCACCTTATGTTAACGAAGCGGCAAATCTTTTGCTTGCCGGTGAGCCGATAGAGAAAATCGATCAAGCTTTGGTTGAGTTTGGTTTCCCTGTTGGTCCTCTTGCGCTTCTTGATGAAGTAGGTGTAGACATTGGCTCTAAGATTGCCCCAATCCTAGAAAAAGAACTAGGCTCTAGATTTAAGGCGCCAGATGCTTTTGCACGTATGATAGATAGCAAACGCCTAGGTCGCAAATCTGGTCGTGGTTTCTATACCTATGAAGGTAAAAAAGGCAAGCAAGTGGACGACTCTGTCTATGAGTTACTCGGTGTTAGGCCTTCTCCTAAGTTGAATAAACAAGAAATCGCGAACCGCTGCGTTGCACAGATGCTCAATGAGGCAGCGCGCTGTCTTGACGAAGGTATCATTCGTAATGCAAGAGATGGTGATATCGGTGCTATTTTTGGTATTGGTTTCCCTCCATTCTTGGGCGGTCCATTTAGTTATATGGACAAAAAAGGCGCTAGCAAGGTGTGTTCAGAGCTATCAACATACGCAGCTGACAACCCTGTATTTACCCCTGCGGAGCCGCTACTTGCAATGGCTGAAGAAGGCAAAGCTTATTACGAGTAACGATACCAATTTATCTAGGGCCTGTTGACCTTCGCTGTTTGATTTTTGTTCTTCTGAGTGTGTTTTGATCGCGACGCTCGACTTGCCGCCTAGTAATCTAGGCAAAAGTTGAGCAACAATGAACAAAGCGCACTCAGGTGAACCCAAAGGGCAGCGCTTGACTGGCATTTCTACTGTGTTATCGCCAGGCTTACATAGAATGACTATGCTACGCAGGCTTTGCCTTGTATAAATACCAGTCAAACTGCTGCAAAAACAAACTTGAAAGATCAACAGGCCCTAATACTCGCTTAAAAATATCCTATCTGTAAGCCGCTGTAATGCGGCTTTTTTTTCGTTCTTAGGTCAAAAATTAATAGTTGTAATGGTATGTAATTTTCGTGCCATCGTCATGGATTCTACAGCACCTAGACAGCCTCTAATACCAGTTGTATTAAGTAAATGAACTATTTTGAAGCGTAGGAATAGCTTTAGTAGCTCCGCTCTCGCTTCCTGCTACCGCCAAGGTACCTATATCCATATAGGCGAGGCAAAAATTTTGCTATTTAGTTGTTCTAAATAAGAAGTTTTTAACGAAGCTAATATGCTATTTCACCCTTCAAATTGATTAGACAATTAATTCAATTGGTATAATTTTATCTTTTGTTTACTGCGGCCTAGGGGTTGCTGTGTTTGGACTGACATTCAGCATTGGCGTGACAGGATATGAGCTTATCGGTGAAAGCTTTAATCACAATCGGTGTTTTTAAGAAGCTGATTTAGCCTTCTATGAGTCGAAAAATTCAGGTCGAGATCGTGCTTCGCTTTATATTGCCCCGCGCAGTTCTTTAGACAAAAAGGCATAGTCTAAAACGAGATCTTTTACTTTAGCCGCTAAAAACTTTACAATTTGCGCCCAGTTTAGACTTGTGGCGGATGTTGATGCATAAAATAGAAGACCTCATTGCTGTTTTTAATGGGTTATTCCTGCACACGCTCAACACGGAGCTGGTAGTGGGCGACGATGAACCTATCTATCTACCTGCAAATGAATCACACCCTCATCACCGCATTATTTTTGCTCATGGCTTTTATGCTAGTGCTTTGCATGAAGTTGCACATTGGCTCGTTGCGGGTGAAGCACGTCGGCAACTCGAAGATTACGGCTACTGGTATTGTCCCGATGGACGAGATAAAGCGCAGCAGCTCGAATTTGAAAAAGTGGAAGTGAAACCACAAGCGATTGAGTGGGCGTTAAGTGTCGCGGCTGGTTTTTCATTTAATGTTTCCGTTGATAACCTCAATGGTGAACAAACTTGCCGTTTCAGCTTTCAACAACGGGTGCATCAGCAAGTGCTAGCTTTATTAGAAAGCGGATTCAATACCAGAACGACTCAACTGCTCAACGCATTAAGCAATTTTTATAATACACCTTGGCCGTTACGCCAGCAGCAATTTAACTGGGATATCCCCACAGAGCTAAGCATGGAGTTTGACAATGCAATTTAAGCTTGGACTTATTATCAACCCTTTGGCTGGACTTGGTGGGAGCGTTGCACTAAAAGGTAGCGACGGCCTAGAAACAGCCCAACACGCGTTGGCGTTAGGTGCAGAGCCTCGCGCTAATCAGCGAGCAAAAACGGCTTTGACACAACTGCTTCCACATCAAGATAACATTGAAATCTTTACTGTTAACGGTGAGATGGGTGAGCGTACGGCAAAAGAGCTGGGTTTTAACACCCAAGTGATTTACCAAACTCAAAGCACAGCAACTCGTCCTGAAGATACAGAGACTGCAGCGCAAAAAATGCAACAGCTCGGTGTCGATTTGATTTTGTTTGCTGGTGGCGATGGTACTGCCCGCAACATTTGCCATGCGGTGGGTGATTCGTGTCCTGTACTTGGGATCCCAGCAGGGTGCAAAATTCATAGCGGCGTATACGCTATAACGCCAAAAGCGGCAGGTAGAGTCGTTGAACTTTTGGTTACCGGAGAGCTTGTCTCCATTGGTGAAGCCGATGTGATGGACATCGATGAAGCTGCATTTCGTGACGGGACAGTGCGCGCCAAGCGATATGGTGAAATGCAAGTGCCGACCGAGCTGAGATATGTGCAGGCGGTGAAAAACGGCGGCAAAGAAAGCGATGAGCTGGTGTTGGCAGATATCGCCGCCTATGTGGTTGCCGAAATGGAAGAAGACGAAACCTATATTATGGGGTCTGGTTCTACCGTTGCGGCAGTAATGGAAGAAATGGGACTTGATAATACGCTATTAGGTGTTGATGTGGTGAAGGATCAAGCGCTGATCGCACAAGACCAAACCGCGCAGCAACTATTGTCGCTTGCAGGTGATAAAACAAAGCTAGTGATCACGTTAATTGGTGGGCAAGGGCATATTTTTGGCCGCGGTAATCAGCAGCTAAGTCCCAACCTCATTAAAAAAATCGGCAAAGATAATATTATCCTCATCGCCACAAAATCGAAATTAAAGGCCTTAAATGGTCGTCCTTTAATTGCTGATACCGGTGACGAACAACTTGATGAGTCTTTAGCTGGGTTTATTAAGGTGATCACCGGATTCAATGACCATGTAATGTACGCCATAGGCCATCAAGAATAATTTAGGAATAAATATGTCATTAGTAGAATATGTAGAGAAAGCGCAGCAGTTTTTCGATGAGCTTGTAGATAGAGCGAGTGATGATGAGCTATTTGCCGGCGGCTATTTACGCGGTCACTTTGACTTAGCGGTAGGTTATGCACAAGTAGAAGAAGCAGATCTTTCGATTGAAGAGTTAAATGCCAAAGTTGAAAGCAGCTTAG
This sequence is a window from Pseudoalteromonas piscicida. Protein-coding genes within it:
- the fadI gene encoding acetyl-CoA C-acyltransferase FadI, translated to MSEQNILKTSKGDRIAIVSGLRTPFAKQATAFHHVPALDLGKIVVNEMLERLNFDRKEIDQLVFGQVVQMPEAPNIAREIVLGTGMPVSVDAYSVSRACATSFQAIANVAESIISGQVSVGVAGGADSSSVLPIGVSKKLAGSLVDLNKARTLKQRLQIFSKLRLKDLLPVPPAVAEYSTGLSMGQTAEQMAKTHGISRADQDAMAHRSHTLAAKAWSEGLLNNEVMAAHVEPYKSFIDKDNNIRENSSLESYAKLKPVFDRQHGSVTAANATPLTDGAAAVLMMSESKAKALGYDILGYVRSFAFSAIGVHEDMLMGPAHSTPVALDRAGITLADLDLIEMHEAFAAQALANMKMFGSDKFAQEKLGRSKAIGEIDMDKFNVLGGSLAYGHPFAATGARLITQSLHELKRRGGGLALTTACAAGGLGAAFVLESA
- the fadJ gene encoding fatty acid oxidation complex subunit alpha FadJ; its protein translation is MSVFSYELNDHKVAIVTIDVPGEKMNTLRDTFADELLEIIAKSKQDDVTGMVFISGKDDNFIAGADIKMLDSAKTREDALAISEMCHKTFFKLTDLPFPTVAAIHGVALGGGLEFALACDYRVCTDDSKTKLGLPEVQLGLLPGGGGTQRLPKLVGIQKALEWMLTGKQVRPKQAKKAGLVDDSVPHSILLDVAVKLARKGKPKPRKPNLDKISQLLESNPFGRNIIFKKAQENVEKKTGGHYPAPIAIIKAVRASVELDKLKGYKTEAEGFADLVMSEVSRALRGIFFATTEMKKDFQGEDLAPVKRVAVLGGGLMGAGITHVSAVKAGTPVRIKDVAHQGISNALNYSYKILTKRQKRRIISKAEMQSTLNMITGTTDYSGFKHTDMVIEAVFEDLDLKQSMVADIERECSENTIFASNTSSLPIGQIAAKATRPENVIGLHYFSPVEKMPLVEIIPHDTTCDEVIARTVAFARKQGKTPIVVKDKAGFYVNRILAPYVNEAANLLLAGEPIEKIDQALVEFGFPVGPLALLDEVGVDIGSKIAPILEKELGSRFKAPDAFARMIDSKRLGRKSGRGFYTYEGKKGKQVDDSVYELLGVRPSPKLNKQEIANRCVAQMLNEAARCLDEGIIRNARDGDIGAIFGIGFPPFLGGPFSYMDKKGASKVCSELSTYAADNPVFTPAEPLLAMAEEGKAYYE
- a CDS encoding elongation factor P hydroxylase, with the translated sequence MHKIEDLIAVFNGLFLHTLNTELVVGDDEPIYLPANESHPHHRIIFAHGFYASALHEVAHWLVAGEARRQLEDYGYWYCPDGRDKAQQLEFEKVEVKPQAIEWALSVAAGFSFNVSVDNLNGEQTCRFSFQQRVHQQVLALLESGFNTRTTQLLNALSNFYNTPWPLRQQQFNWDIPTELSMEFDNAI
- a CDS encoding ATP-NAD kinase family protein, with protein sequence MQFKLGLIINPLAGLGGSVALKGSDGLETAQHALALGAEPRANQRAKTALTQLLPHQDNIEIFTVNGEMGERTAKELGFNTQVIYQTQSTATRPEDTETAAQKMQQLGVDLILFAGGDGTARNICHAVGDSCPVLGIPAGCKIHSGVYAITPKAAGRVVELLVTGELVSIGEADVMDIDEAAFRDGTVRAKRYGEMQVPTELRYVQAVKNGGKESDELVLADIAAYVVAEMEEDETYIMGSGSTVAAVMEEMGLDNTLLGVDVVKDQALIAQDQTAQQLLSLAGDKTKLVITLIGGQGHIFGRGNQQLSPNLIKKIGKDNIILIATKSKLKALNGRPLIADTGDEQLDESLAGFIKVITGFNDHVMYAIGHQE
- a CDS encoding YfcL family protein, whose protein sequence is MSLVEYVEKAQQFFDELVDRASDDELFAGGYLRGHFDLAVGYAQVEEADLSIEELNAKVESSLVKAYRNGELNDDDKAHVVSIWEQVQNLK